Proteins encoded by one window of bacterium:
- the speB gene encoding agmatinase, with protein MLPIPYDGTSTWRKGADRGPDALLAASANMELYDIETGGEPWRAGIVTMAPVLHDGPPEGMVAKVRAAADDLLDRGLTVVGLGGEHSVSIGLIQAHAARFPGLTVLQFDAHGDTRDSYEGSPNNHACVMARAAEVADYVQVGIRSLDAAEAPKVRPDRTFYAHEIGDGYDFIPAVVDRLSGPVYVTIDLDVFDPGIMPSTGTPEPGGLAYRQVVRTLAAVAQRHRIVGFDVVELLPDPRNPGPDFLAARLAYQLMAYLTARQ; from the coding sequence GTGCTCCCGATCCCCTACGACGGCACCTCCACGTGGCGCAAGGGCGCCGACCGCGGCCCCGACGCCCTGCTCGCGGCGTCGGCGAACATGGAGCTGTACGACATCGAGACCGGCGGCGAGCCGTGGCGCGCCGGCATCGTCACGATGGCGCCGGTGCTGCACGACGGCCCGCCCGAGGGCATGGTGGCGAAGGTCCGCGCCGCTGCTGACGACCTACTGGACCGCGGCCTCACCGTGGTCGGGCTCGGCGGCGAGCACTCGGTGAGCATCGGCCTGATCCAGGCCCACGCGGCGCGCTTCCCCGGCCTGACGGTCCTGCAGTTCGACGCGCACGGCGACACCCGCGACAGCTACGAGGGCTCGCCCAACAACCACGCCTGCGTCATGGCGCGGGCGGCCGAAGTCGCCGACTATGTGCAGGTGGGCATCCGCAGCCTCGACGCCGCCGAGGCGCCGAAGGTCCGCCCCGACCGCACGTTCTACGCCCACGAGATCGGCGACGGCTACGACTTCATCCCGGCGGTCGTCGACCGCCTGTCCGGCCCGGTCTACGTGACCATCGACCTGGACGTGTTCGATCCCGGGATCATGCCGTCGACCGGCACTCCCGAGCCAGGCGGCCTCGCCTACCGGCAGGTCGTCCGCACCCTGGCCGCGGTGGCGCAGCGCCACCGCATCGTCGGCTTCGACGTGGTCGAGCTGCTGCCCGACCCCCGCAACCCCGGGCCGGATTTCCTGGCGGCGCGCCTGGCCTACCAGCTCATGGCCTACCTCACCGCCCGGCAGTAA